In Cryptomeria japonica chromosome 1, Sugi_1.0, whole genome shotgun sequence, the sequence CTAAAAAAATCTCAATCATACTTATCCATACTTTCAACCTTTTTTGAATAGCATTTCAACCCAATGACTGTTGAAGCTTCAATTGAGAACATTCAAACCTCAACTAAAAAAATCTTATCATTGATTTGACTTGTAAGCTGCTAGTAGAAATGCGACACATTAATTTTATTCACACGTGTTATCAAAGAACGACATTTCTTCCCCCTATAGTCGCCAGTCTCAGTCAATTCCGTCGTCTTTTATACTCACCGCCACACATTCCCAGACGGTGGGCTCAATGTCATTTGATTTATTTGGCACTCTCTTTGACCCTTTAAACACTTGGCTCTGAACTAGCCATCCACGTCgtttgttttgaaattttcaaagaaGAGGACCCACACGGAGAATCTTCCCTCCTCCAAATCTACACATGGTCCTTTAAAACCAGGGAAATAACTGTGTACTCATTACCAACATGGAGCCTGATTCTGGAAAGATCTTTGATAGCCCATCTAGTTTGATAGGCGATGATATTTTCCAAATATCCCCACCAATCTTTGAAGGTGTAGACTATTCGGCCATGCACAATTTTCCAGGCCTTGAAGGGGAAGATTTAGTTAGTACAAACAATCTTTGGAATGGTGAATTCATTGCTCCTTGGCTGCTACCTGAACAATCTCATATTCCTCCAGCTTTTGACGAGTTGTGCCATCAAGCCATGGAAATTCCTCAAATTTCAAGCTCCTCTAGTCTTGTATTTGATGACCCACTCCATGCACAAATTGCATTGAAAGGAAAAAGTGCATTCAGGAAGTATGAGGAATGCTCTACCGTGGGAGACCAATTGAATTCGGCATCTAAAATCAAtcagaaatcaatcaagaaatgcTTCGATTTTCTAAGTAGAATGTATAAGAGTAGCAAAAACAGGTCGAATTGGGAAGTGGATGAAGGTGTGGTAGAAGAAGCATATGCTTTTACTCATAGGATTTCTGAGCGCAAGAGAAGAAGCAAGCTTAGCCAGCTATTTATGGATTTACGTTCTATTCTTCCTCACAATTCCAAGGTAGACTCTTCGTACTTTACCCATTATAAAAATCAATTTCAACTGATACATGGGACTTCTTGTTTTTGGATTTAATTGTGTGACGTGAGAGTTTTTATCATTCTGAATATGAAATTCATGTGCAAAAATCCATTCTAATATCGATAGGCTTCATttgtattttaattaaaaaaaatgcttTTTTCATGTATGTAGAAAGTTGATAAAATTTCCACATTGTCGAATGCGATGATGGAGCTGAATCAGAAAATTCTTCTCATTGGAGAGCTTGAGCAACAAAATGACAAGCTAAGTAATGTGATTAGCCATAATATAAGAGCAGATTTAGGAAGAAATGCATTGATGGCTTTTGATTGTGAAGAAGTTGTTGTAGCGATTGAGGAGAGCAGAATTTTAGAAGAGACAATCATTCAAgttatcctgaaaaaatcatctaCTTCTACTCACATGGACGCCATTGCTAGGGTGGTGAAGTGCTTGAGAGAAATAAaattggaggtggaggtggtgagaATACAATCGTGGGAGATAGATGCAGCTAAGCAGGCAATTGAGGTCACAATTCGCTCCAAAACAGAGGTTATAGCTTGCCCACAAACTTGTCTTGTTAGTATTAATTGAATAACTTTGATTAatggaattcataacattgtttaTTATTGATGATCTAGGGAGAACCAAACTTGTCTGGTTAgtattaattgaataattttgaTTAATGAAATTCATAATATTGTTTATTCTTATTATATGAGAGCCAAATTTCTCTTTTTATTATTAATTGAATATATTTAACTGATGAAATTGGTGACACTGTTAATTATTCTTGGGCCAACGAAATTTGTCTTGTTAGTATCAATTCAATAAAATTGattaatgaaattgacaaaaaagtTTACTATTCATGATACAGGGTGAACGATTGGAGATTAATAAGAGGAAAGAGCTTGAGGAGATGGTGAAACATGCTTTGAATTTAAATTAAGTGATTGTTGAATAAATACATTAACATTAAATTTTATTTGTATGTTGATTTTTTAGGTTATTTGAAATAAGATTGATCAAAGTTGTTGATATCCATATGTATTAAACAAGGCTTTTGAACTTGATGTATTATAATTAAAGATTGTAAGCTTTGAATCCTCTTGCAATAAAGAgtagttaatttattttttattataaattgaaATAGTAAAAATATTCAAAAGATGTTCATGCTtctattctgtaaaatgagcttgcatgctgcTATTTGTAAATGAGTctgcatgctcctttgctgattTCTATTTTGTAACTAActccggctagaggattgttcactacttatcttctatagtcatgttgatgagcaatgaccagagtttttcttgccagttcttttctctgggagctcagtttgaaccagtttttaaatatattgtaaaaattatatattaataataaaatatatcaagtggtattgccaccttgccaaaaaaaataaaataagtataTGCTTTTTAATAAGTCTTATAATGAAATATTTCTCACTATTTTATAAACATATTTAATGTTTATTGATGTCTATTAATTCTTGCCCATCTATAAACACCTAGAGTTCTATGTACTTTATGAATAATATGTTCAAATTTAACTACAAGACTAacattgaattttttatttaaatgattagtaattttaaaaatttgaataggattttaattttaatatcttatgttgaacttttataaatattaattcTTTAATGCATGGTGTACACATTTTTCTTTGATAAAGGAAGAAgtttatgttggcaatttggaggaattgattatgtgttgcattgatcttttgtcattgatgtcaacactagatgttttgttgtctaccggcttTTGGTAGTGGTTggactatgatattgatctggagaccatctccAGTATTCTCTGAATTGGTCCAGCTTGCagtattggcttggattggttattcatgtgttcttgatgcgtatcacattcaattggttcgagatttgatgatccggatgctatcatttgttctagtaagccttttggtcatcggtaagcgTTTTACCGACaatgctttgatgaagatattttgatgaatccaataagtggtgttggtgcgtcttctagaaggttatcaggatgttgatggttattgtgttcatgttccagttgatcggtggtgtttgcaTTTAGGACCAAACCTATtctatcttattctactaggttatggaccagtttgtgtaacgtgttggttgatgcttccGATGtgtcaccagttggattt encodes:
- the LOC131073469 gene encoding uncharacterized protein LOC131073469 → MHNFPGLEGEDLVSTNNLWNGEFIAPWLLPEQSHIPPAFDELCHQAMEIPQISSSSSLVFDDPLHAQIALKGKSAFRKYEECSTVGDQLNSASKINQKSIKKCFDFLSRMYKSSKNRSNWEVDEGVVEEAYAFTHRISERKRRSKLSQLFMDLRSILPHNSKKVDKISTLSNAMMELNQKILLIGELEQQNDKLSNVISHNIRADLGRNALMAFDCEEVVVAIEESRILEETIIQVILKKSSTSTHMDAIARVVKCLREIKLEVEVVRIQSWEIDAAKQAIEVTIRSKTEGERLEINKRKELEEMVKHALNLN